Proteins encoded within one genomic window of Bemisia tabaci chromosome 2, PGI_BMITA_v3:
- the LOC109043689 gene encoding proton-coupled amino acid transporter-like protein pathetic: protein MEMKSSESASNVTQVMTRSQQEKVFPPRQFKHATSDFETFLHIVKSSLGSGLLATPDAFKNAGIGLGLVGMAVAVLVITHATSILVRSSQAICCTLQKPHLTYADTAEYAFEYGNIPAVRPYAGFARKFVKVFSVITYYGVNTVYVVLIASSAKQLIENHIEWSLNIRWYILLVLVLILPLGIIKLMKFLAPFSAIANVCLFVGLGIILFKIMDDLPPLSERPLVAPIEKVPLFFATMLFGLEGIGTVLPVENEMKNPDHFLGWTGVLSVSMFFIGLVNAIVGLFGYWKYGDAVCGSISLNMEQDWLSELVKFLIAVAILFTYGLQMTVTSEVVWDSVRDYFHKDNSKVAYYCVRASLVVGTAIVAAIIPNLAPIISLFGAIGFSMLGLFCPAVIDFVLFYDVEKGLTDWRCWKNILLIIAAFSATFLGAYTSLADIISNYS from the exons ATGGAGATGAAATCTTCCGAAAG TGCCTCCAACGTGACTCAAGTCATGACAAGAAGTCAACAGGAGAAAGTATTTCCTCCTCGTCAGTTCAAACACGCAACATC AGATTTCGAAACGTTTCTGCACATAGTAAAAAGTTCACTAGGCTCTGGCCTACTAGCGACACCGGATGCCTTCAAAAATGCAGGTATCGGCCTGGGATTGGTTGGTATGGCCGTAGCTGTTCTGGTGATCACTCATGCTACCTCAATTTTA GTTAGGAGTTCTCAAGCAATATGTTGCACGCTGCAAAAACCACATTTAACGTATGCTGATACAGCAGAATATGCCTTTGAATATGGCAACATTCCTGCAGTCAGACCGTATGCCGGCTTTGCGAG gaAGTTTGTAAAAGTGTTCTCGGTAATTACGTATTACGGTGTAAATACAGTTTATGTAGTGTTAATAGCATCATCCGCAAAACAG CTCATAGAGAACCATATAGAATGGTCTTTGAACATCCGGTGGTATATTCTTCTAGTACTCGTGTTGATACTACCATTGGGAATCATTAAGCTCATGAAGTTCTTGGCGCCCTTCTCTGCCATAGCGAACGTATGTCTCTTCGTCGGTCTAGGAATCATTCTCTTCAAAATCATGGACGATCTTCCACCTCTTTCCGAGCGACCACTTGTTGCTCCCATCGAGAAAGTCCCTCTATTCTTTGCCACCATGTTATTTGGACTAGAGGGTATCGGAACT GTCTTAccagttgaaaatgaaatgaaaaatcccGATCATTTCCTAGGATGGACCGGGGTGTTGAGCGTGTCCATGTTCTTCATCGGCCTCGTCAATGCCATCGTCGGGCTCTTCGGCTACTGGAAGTACGGGGATGCTGTGTGCGGCAGCATCTCGTTGAACATGGAGCAAGACTG gCTCTCTGAATTAGTCAAATTCCTTATCGCAGTGGCTATTTTGTTCACATATGGCCTCCAGATGACGGTAACCTCTGAAGTTGTTTGGGATAGTGTACGGGATTATTTTCATAAGGACAATTCAAAAGTAGCTTATTATTGCGTAAGAGCGTCCCTAGTCGTTGGCACAG CTATTGTTGCTGCGATAATACCAAATCTCGCCCCTATCATTTCTCTGTTTGGTGCGATTGGTTTCTCGATGTTGGGACTTTTCTGCCCGGCTGTGATAGATTTTGTGCTGTTTTACGATGTTGAGAAAGGCCTAACGGACTGGCgctgttggaaaaatattcTGCTCATAATTGCCGCTTTTTCGGCTACATTCCTCGGCGCTTACACGAGTTTGGCCGATATCATTTCCAATTATAGTTGA